A DNA window from Phaeobacter sp. A36a-5a contains the following coding sequences:
- a CDS encoding O-methyltransferase: MSSFRKVNYSLRPAKHAQRRMVSELLGCLYPFKAVRDYQYIGFGSLWFEDFRLFHKLLGFKKMVSIERSEAKDRFLHNKPFKAINLLFGDSGAKLPEIDWAKESIVWLDFDSPLSLETLRDVQLISASCKSGSCLAITLKVDEAAEILEAAKAQEEIEHAIAQFTSRFKDYYGGKVFSDDLRGNPFRQVCEEIVDAAVEQKIALRNTEKEGDDVFEFRRICRFSYSDATPMLTVLYVFYTRGDQGKFDECSFDTVDFLPNMDHEVKIQMPVMTLKEIREIEEQLPTDNIDALDAGYVPTSDVKKFVSIYRYLPNFSVLET; the protein is encoded by the coding sequence ATGTCTAGCTTTAGGAAAGTAAACTACTCGCTGCGACCAGCGAAACATGCGCAGCGTAGAATGGTGTCGGAACTGCTTGGTTGCTTGTATCCGTTTAAGGCGGTGCGAGACTACCAGTACATTGGATTTGGCTCATTGTGGTTTGAGGATTTTCGCCTCTTTCATAAACTTCTTGGCTTCAAGAAGATGGTGTCGATTGAAAGATCGGAAGCAAAAGACCGGTTTCTGCACAACAAACCTTTCAAGGCGATCAATCTACTCTTTGGTGACAGCGGAGCCAAGCTGCCGGAGATCGACTGGGCTAAAGAATCGATAGTTTGGTTGGATTTTGATTCTCCTCTTTCGCTGGAGACGTTGCGCGATGTTCAGTTGATCTCAGCAAGTTGCAAGTCGGGATCGTGCTTGGCGATCACTCTCAAGGTGGACGAAGCGGCGGAAATTCTTGAAGCAGCCAAGGCACAAGAGGAAATCGAGCATGCAATTGCTCAATTTACGTCCCGTTTCAAGGACTACTACGGTGGAAAGGTGTTCTCGGATGACTTGAGAGGCAATCCGTTCCGGCAGGTCTGTGAAGAAATCGTCGATGCTGCTGTTGAACAGAAAATTGCCCTTAGAAACACAGAAAAAGAAGGGGATGACGTTTTCGAGTTTAGAAGGATCTGCAGGTTTAGTTACTCGGATGCAACGCCGATGCTAACCGTGCTGTACGTTTTCTATACTCGAGGTGACCAAGGCAAGTTCGACGAGTGCAGCTTTGATACAGTCGACTTCTTGCCAAACATGGATCATGAAGTGAAAATTCAGATGCCAGTCATGACTTTGAAGGAAATTCGTGAAATCGAAGAGCAGCTCCCGACTGATAATATTGATGCACTTGATGCGGGTTATGTTCCTACTTCGGATGTGAAGAAATTCGTCTCCATCTATCGATACTTACCGAATTTTTCAGTATTGGAAACTTGA
- a CDS encoding DNA cytosine methyltransferase, translating into MARPIGVDLFSGAGGMSLGFEQAGFDVVAAVELDPVHAAVHKFNFPQCAVIPRSVTDVTAADVREAAGIGDRKVDVVFGGAPCQGFSLIGQRALDDPRNSLVKDFVRLVRDLDATYFVFENVKGLTVGKHRKFLFELIEEFEALGYDVQKDWRVLNAADYGVPQDRQRLILMGAKKDATVPVYPTVVSKRPTCEDALGDLPDAEGFEELRSSDCVETAAFGEPSKYAEPLRGVGNDAWGYGHPRIWDNGILTSSARTEHTDISRRRFRETDQGRVEPISRFFKLPADGVSNTLRAGTDSARGAFTSPRPIHYAYARCITVREMARLHGFPDWFRFNATKWHGARQIGNAVPPPLARAVATSVIKALGVRRTRPTEALELGDECLLTMGNTEAAAHFNVTNPIGRRDKKSGAKKRKQAEIEELNAVHRGTEFVDGVTCNS; encoded by the coding sequence ATGGCACGACCGATTGGAGTCGATCTGTTTTCAGGCGCAGGCGGTATGAGTCTCGGCTTTGAACAAGCCGGGTTCGACGTGGTCGCGGCGGTCGAACTCGATCCTGTTCATGCAGCCGTCCACAAGTTCAACTTTCCGCAGTGTGCCGTTATCCCTCGTTCCGTCACCGACGTGACCGCCGCCGACGTGCGCGAGGCCGCAGGCATCGGCGACCGCAAGGTCGACGTAGTGTTCGGAGGTGCGCCCTGCCAAGGATTCTCGCTGATCGGTCAACGCGCCCTCGACGATCCTCGCAACTCGCTTGTGAAGGACTTCGTTCGGCTCGTTAGGGACCTAGACGCGACCTACTTCGTGTTCGAGAACGTCAAGGGTCTGACGGTCGGCAAGCATCGGAAATTCCTGTTCGAGTTGATCGAAGAATTCGAAGCGTTGGGTTACGATGTGCAGAAGGACTGGCGGGTGCTGAACGCCGCCGACTATGGCGTGCCGCAGGACCGTCAGCGTCTGATCCTGATGGGGGCCAAGAAGGACGCGACCGTTCCCGTCTATCCGACCGTCGTATCGAAGCGCCCAACCTGCGAGGATGCGCTAGGCGACCTGCCCGATGCCGAGGGGTTCGAGGAACTTCGTTCGTCCGACTGCGTCGAAACCGCCGCTTTCGGTGAACCGAGCAAATATGCGGAACCCTTGCGCGGTGTCGGAAACGACGCGTGGGGCTATGGACATCCTCGCATCTGGGACAACGGCATCCTGACTTCGAGCGCCCGCACAGAGCACACCGACATTTCCCGGCGGCGCTTCCGCGAAACCGATCAAGGGCGAGTGGAACCGATCTCCCGCTTTTTCAAGTTGCCTGCGGATGGGGTGTCGAACACGCTTCGCGCAGGCACGGACTCCGCCCGAGGGGCATTCACCAGCCCGCGCCCGATACACTACGCCTATGCGCGCTGTATCACCGTGCGCGAGATGGCACGCCTTCATGGCTTCCCAGATTGGTTCCGCTTCAACGCCACCAAGTGGCACGGGGCGCGGCAGATCGGCAATGCCGTCCCGCCGCCCCTCGCACGCGCCGTAGCAACGTCAGTGATCAAGGCTCTTGGTGTCAGACGGACCCGCCCCACGGAGGCGCTTGAACTCGGCGACGAGTGCCTATTGACGATGGGCAACACCGAGGCTGCGGCGCACTTCAATGTCACAAATCCCATTGGAAGGCGCGACAAGAAAAGCGGTGCCAAGAAGCGCAAGCAAGCCGAGATAGAAGAACTAAATGCCGTTCACCGCGGGACAGAGTTCGTAGATGGCGTCACTTGCAACTCGTAG
- a CDS encoding terminase large subunit domain-containing protein, protein MIHDQHLLSFLQGLTVSLDPVERFRLAIGEPDPWQRTLLSTDPRLNEADRMVLALCGRQSGKSTSAGGLGYDDFSVGKTVILTAPSLRQSTELFRRILEFKNTDPFCPPIVRQTQTELEAHPSHGGRIIVVPATDQARGMTADTIIADEACFLDDDALTAFFPMRKETGRIFLLSTPNLRTGYFYETWTGDKQVRRIMARSIDIPRRAAQVAFDRATMSDTTFRREHLCEFVGSGTPLLSWDTLENSSNPNVNALELS, encoded by the coding sequence GAGCGGTTCCGCCTCGCTATCGGTGAGCCGGATCCTTGGCAGCGAACGCTTCTGTCCACCGATCCGCGTTTAAACGAGGCGGATCGCATGGTCCTCGCTTTGTGCGGGCGGCAGTCAGGCAAATCGACCTCTGCGGGCGGTCTTGGGTATGACGATTTCTCAGTCGGCAAGACAGTGATCCTGACGGCCCCCAGCTTGCGGCAATCGACAGAATTGTTCCGCCGGATTCTGGAATTCAAGAACACCGATCCGTTCTGCCCGCCCATCGTGCGCCAGACGCAAACGGAACTTGAGGCACACCCATCGCACGGCGGTCGCATCATCGTTGTGCCTGCAACCGATCAGGCACGCGGGATGACGGCGGACACGATCATTGCTGACGAGGCGTGCTTCCTCGACGACGATGCTCTGACGGCCTTCTTTCCCATGCGCAAAGAGACCGGGCGCATTTTCCTTCTGTCCACTCCGAACCTGCGCACCGGCTATTTCTACGAGACATGGACAGGCGACAAACAGGTGCGCCGCATCATGGCGCGCTCCATCGACATTCCCCGACGCGCGGCCCAAGTCGCTTTCGACAGAGCAACCATGTCCGACACCACGTTCCGGCGCGAACACCTGTGCGAGTTTGTCGGTTCTGGAACGCCCCTCCTGTCTTGGGACACGCTCGAAAACTCAAGCAACCCGAACGTCAACGCATTGGAGCTGTCATGA
- a CDS encoding ATP-binding protein: MNENVDQISAFPTKSFFVDMLVRDIPLEQAVLDLVDNCIDGAKRLRGEDSNDLSGLRVEIQFSKEKFSIKDNCGGFDRQTAQMYAFRFGRPKGFNSTKHSIGQFGVGMKRALFKFGHEFLVQSRTPEESWAVRVDVPEWEAEENDWVFPWSEYEGGHEISDSPGTYIEVTKLRKGTATSFGTKVFENKIISSIKSKHRQFISFGMEIFVNGNRVDAADLRFFSTATLKPVVENFVFDEDGLEPVRIRIVVGISDSIPKSAGWYVVCNGRVILDADRREETGWGVIEDNADRPSLPSFHNQYSRFRGIVYFDSDDSSRVPWNTMKTDIDEDSLVWQRAYERMIVLARHVLDFINKLDSEIEDYGRDKSPLMRLIRNAPKSSVDVLKTDQAFKAPDKSSVEQAPPTIKIQYSRPIEEIEFLKSALGVDSARAVGERTFEIVLERNRG, translated from the coding sequence GTGAACGAAAATGTAGATCAAATTAGCGCTTTTCCAACTAAGAGTTTCTTTGTGGACATGTTGGTTCGGGACATTCCATTGGAGCAAGCTGTGCTTGACTTGGTGGATAACTGCATTGACGGGGCAAAGCGCCTAAGAGGCGAGGATAGCAACGATCTGAGTGGCCTAAGGGTGGAGATTCAGTTTTCCAAAGAGAAATTCTCAATAAAAGACAACTGTGGTGGTTTTGACAGGCAAACGGCGCAAATGTATGCGTTTCGCTTTGGTCGGCCAAAGGGTTTCAATTCAACGAAGCACTCTATTGGTCAATTCGGTGTTGGAATGAAACGAGCGCTCTTCAAGTTTGGCCATGAGTTCTTGGTTCAATCTCGAACACCGGAAGAAAGTTGGGCAGTCAGAGTCGATGTGCCAGAGTGGGAAGCGGAAGAGAACGATTGGGTTTTCCCGTGGTCCGAATATGAGGGCGGACATGAGATTTCTGATTCTCCAGGCACCTATATAGAAGTTACCAAACTTAGAAAGGGCACGGCGACCAGCTTTGGGACAAAGGTTTTTGAAAACAAAATTATCTCGTCGATTAAATCTAAGCACCGGCAGTTCATTTCGTTTGGAATGGAAATTTTCGTAAATGGTAACAGGGTGGACGCCGCCGACCTTAGGTTCTTTTCCACGGCAACCCTCAAGCCAGTTGTAGAGAACTTTGTATTTGATGAAGACGGTCTAGAGCCAGTGCGCATCCGCATTGTTGTTGGTATTTCCGATTCAATCCCGAAGAGCGCAGGTTGGTATGTAGTGTGCAACGGTCGCGTAATCTTGGACGCTGATAGAAGAGAAGAAACAGGGTGGGGCGTGATTGAAGACAACGCTGATCGCCCTTCGCTTCCCAGTTTCCACAACCAATATTCCCGATTTCGTGGCATAGTGTACTTCGACAGTGATGACTCCTCTAGGGTTCCGTGGAACACAATGAAAACGGACATCGATGAGGACAGCCTCGTTTGGCAGCGCGCCTACGAGAGGATGATAGTCTTGGCTAGGCATGTCCTCGACTTCATCAACAAGCTTGATTCCGAAATTGAGGACTATGGACGAGACAAGAGCCCTCTTATGCGCCTCATCCGAAACGCGCCAAAGTCTTCGGTTGACGTGCTGAAAACGGATCAAGCATTCAAAGCGCCTGATAAATCATCTGTTGAGCAAGCTCCGCCTACGATCAAAATCCAATACTCCCGGCCGATTGAGGAAATTGAATTTTTAAAAAGTGCCTTGGGTGTCGACTCAGCTCGTGCCGTTGGTGAGCGGACATTCGAGATTGTCCTTGAGCGGAACAGGGGCTGA